The Crassostrea angulata isolate pt1a10 chromosome 1, ASM2561291v2, whole genome shotgun sequence nucleotide sequence taaaatattattttgaatttgtaaatatgttttcatttaagCACTTACTTCAGAcagaaaattcaatttcattgcaTGTTATACCAAGTATTTCTCAACATACCtgtatatgaaattaaaaccagCTAaagcatactacatgtagtactttACACATCTAatcataataaatttttaactatAACTGATCTAAAGAAATTgatggaaaaaaatcattaacattataaaaaacaaaaataatgcacattttgaTGGAGGTAATGTCCTGAATTGTACAGCTAGATATCAGTAAAAGATGCCATTATTCATAAATGGAAAGTAAAATGGAAAATAATATctcaaaaaaatgaataaaagcaATATCATAATGCTTGTTGAAAAGGCATTGTGTTGTATCAAacacttttttcatattttttattctgtCATAATATATCCCAATGGTCTCTTACTcagtaaaatgtacatgttctgaaccattcttttaaaaagttctgttaatattttaaatttcagttaACTCAATTACCCGTTATATCTTGCAAAATTAAAGGCTTCATGGTTACAATAAAGCAAACAGATAGATAGGGGGAAATGATAAGATATACCATGATTATAGTACCCgtgttaataaatattaaatgctaCCTTTACCATATTAAACATCGAATAAAGCGAGCAGAGAAGGCAATGAATAATCACAAAAAGGCTATACACGTAATAATGAATGGTTCTCGatttacagaaagaaaaatatcacatattaaaaAAGGCTCTAAATGCTAGTTACATAATTTCTCAGCAGCATCCAATATGCAATGCTTTTTCTGTATCCATGGAGTCTTGTTATTAAATGGGGAAAATATGTTTCTCATAATGAAATTTACCGCGATTCATCACTTGAACTCTCCTCTGAGCTTTCAGAACTGGTATCTACCACTCTTGTGGCAAAGATCCTGGCATCGTAGGATGGTTTCAATCGATGGCGATACGCAATGCGTGGCATCTCTGCAGATGCTGGCCGACTGTCTTCTTTTGTAAAGAATTTTTCCCTCACCAGGTTGGCTTGAATAGATGGTCTGTGGGGCAATTTTCTTTGAGCCTCGAATCCGTACGGACGAGGGTTAATGGGGTTTAGGGGAGGTTTCCTGTTTCTTTGGTTTTGAGGGAGGGGAGGCCTAGTATGGGATCTCTCGTTACTTATTTTATTCCTAGCATTCTCTGTCATTGTTTGACTAGACTCTGAACAATTATTCACTCCGTTTATCACAGTGTTGTTCTCTTGATATAGTTCCTCATTTCCTTTCTTTAGCACCAATGAATCAGCAGCTTTAACCTTGTTTTCACTCTTTGTTTCACTTACTGACTTGCCATTAGAAGACTCTTTCTGCTCTTTTCTACTTTTTGCTTCTTTCTCGTTAACAGATTTTGCAGAATTTGATCTCTGCAGCAGGGGTCGATTCACACCTGGTACCTTAGATTTCAGATTTTTATCTGAAACAGTTCTTCGTATAGGCTTCTCGTTAAACAGTTTTCCTTTTCCCAAGTCTGGAGTATTGGATTTTGGTCGTATACTGACTCGGTCTAGACGTGAAGCAACCTGGTTCACTTCGCCTTGTGTGACCTTCACGGCAGTTGCATGATTGCGATTGTTCCTTACAGGTCTCTCTGACCTGGTGGTTAGCTGGGAATCCGTGCTGTAGTTCCTCTTGCCATTCACTCCAGGTTTGGTGTTTCTTTTCATGTCCTGGTCATTTTTGCTGCCTCCCCTTGGGGCACTCTTTGACATGCCAACTCCTCTTCTGTAGTTGTTATTTTTGTTGCCAGGTCGCGGATTTTCGTCCTCTTCAGATGACTCCGATTCTGTTTCGGACATTTCCGAGGAACTCTCAGATTCGGAGTCAAATAAGTTGAGCTTGGCGGGCTGTCTCCAGAATCTGACTGGTGGCTCTCTGGGGGGTGGCGGGGGTGGTTTACTCTgcatttctttcattttctttgcgtAGTCTGGTGAGCACTGCAACAGAATCAACAAAATGACCGAGTTCTTAGTCACATGCAGCGTATTACTTTATGGAATTGATTCTGATCTATCAAATCAAATTAGCAATATGTCTAACATAAGAATTCAGATAGCAAATACTTCTCAGATAACAATTTGATTTTGTTCAATTCATTTGTATTCAAAGTAGTCCAATGTAATTTTAATGCATTGATATTCTCTCTTCACCAGTACATACCAGCACAAATCTGCCCTCCTCTTTGGTAATGAGTTCTTTCATATCCTCTTTCCAGCCAACTAAATCTGTGAACTTCTGGACACTGTTAATTAGGTCACCTACAATGTCAAGATGATCCGTAGTGTCAATCTTttctaaaaaaatgtataatcaCTGTCTACAAAACATCTTCCTGAGTG carries:
- the LOC128155811 gene encoding uncharacterized protein LOC128155811, yielding MMRFIMTAVSKAKPLPLGSGSGLKGQRSHLRNFQSQSSPVYKLQSESANGTRGVRNNRVKERRGIFTVGGNNDKTKVKSLEDVAAAIKNEVFQNIVVVAGAGISTPSGIPDFRTPGTGLYDNLQQYRIPYPEAIFDIDFFHHNPKPFFTLAKELYPTGKYRPNFIHYFVRHLHDKGMLLRMYTQNIDGLERIAGLPADKMVEAHGTFSDATCLICRQRHDKEDIKDAIFSDKIPKCKKPGCMGVVKPDITFFGEDLPKRFYFYMRDMLQSDLVIVMGTSLEVQPFAGIIDSVKWGVPRVLFNMHAVGPFKYQRRAQDFISPGDLINSVQKFTDLVGWKEDMKELITKEEGRFVLCSPDYAKKMKEMQSKPPPPPPREPPVRFWRQPAKLNLFDSESESSSEMSETESESSEEDENPRPGNKNNNYRRGVGMSKSAPRGGSKNDQDMKRNTKPGVNGKRNYSTDSQLTTRSERPVRNNRNHATAVKVTQGEVNQVASRLDRVSIRPKSNTPDLGKGKLFNEKPIRRTVSDKNLKSKVPGVNRPLLQRSNSAKSVNEKEAKSRKEQKESSNGKSVSETKSENKVKAADSLVLKKGNEELYQENNTVINGVNNCSESSQTMTENARNKISNERSHTRPPLPQNQRNRKPPLNPINPRPYGFEAQRKLPHRPSIQANLVREKFFTKEDSRPASAEMPRIAYRHRLKPSYDARIFATRVVDTSSESSEESSSDESR